A genomic stretch from Corynebacterium faecale includes:
- a CDS encoding phosphoribosyltransferase-like protein translates to MDIAKSEMAQEWLQNFSKQPAEGRFYSDWHIAQKLLSEIQFQPTDVIRNNISKALFEMLESGRINAKIFPTNVISLKEIPPVPNPKHAEEIEALKGKGNKSYKEWKDRNKDLFKNSLNIKDVNPFSLEDQLRFLKEKHRFPPANVGYFQHCAFETFYPNQPALHSGDDMFATAPGSEAITANLLGKLSAEMENEFLKAAAGEDEVIEEARTVLLIADFAGTGTQILQYARTFLANKRVKERRKAGKLKIALICYASTPLAQKWIEINSDHFDEHEFIQGVPTLATLHWSSREMEDLREFLTKHAFNKEARNKFSFGFQRSGALFCSGFSIPNNLPIVLRQSYGPTPNWHPLFTHQNISREFSGIPATGSDEAILINNHPEFEPGPSLSAAKRSSYYVEVLKLIDILFILFLNKQSAGPPLDIAELSGKLGVDMNEIERRLKVLEKGQFIDRGWQLTQKGVDELHYMQKTKYRKKYFLRTVDKVYYPHSLRLGEDW, encoded by the coding sequence TTGGATATTGCGAAAAGTGAAATGGCGCAAGAATGGCTCCAAAATTTTTCTAAACAGCCTGCAGAGGGAAGATTTTATTCGGATTGGCATATAGCTCAGAAACTACTGAGTGAAATACAATTCCAACCCACAGATGTTATTAGAAACAATATTTCTAAGGCGCTTTTTGAGATGCTTGAATCGGGTAGAATCAACGCAAAAATTTTTCCTACCAATGTGATTTCCCTAAAAGAAATCCCTCCTGTTCCCAACCCGAAACACGCAGAGGAAATTGAGGCGCTAAAAGGGAAGGGGAATAAGTCTTATAAAGAATGGAAAGATAGAAATAAGGATTTATTTAAAAACTCATTAAATATTAAGGATGTTAATCCGTTTTCATTGGAGGACCAACTAAGGTTCCTTAAAGAAAAACATCGGTTTCCTCCTGCTAATGTAGGTTATTTTCAGCATTGTGCTTTCGAGACTTTTTATCCCAACCAGCCAGCATTGCACTCGGGTGATGACATGTTTGCTACGGCACCTGGCAGTGAAGCGATTACCGCTAATCTTCTAGGAAAATTATCTGCCGAAATGGAGAACGAGTTCCTCAAAGCGGCTGCGGGGGAGGATGAAGTGATTGAGGAAGCTCGCACGGTACTTTTAATCGCTGACTTTGCGGGAACCGGAACTCAAATCCTTCAGTATGCAAGAACCTTCCTCGCTAATAAACGCGTGAAAGAGCGACGCAAAGCGGGCAAATTAAAAATTGCATTAATTTGTTATGCTTCCACCCCTCTTGCTCAAAAGTGGATAGAAATCAACTCAGACCACTTTGACGAGCACGAATTTATCCAAGGAGTTCCGACTCTCGCGACCTTGCATTGGTCATCTCGGGAGATGGAAGATTTGAGAGAATTTCTCACTAAGCACGCATTCAATAAAGAGGCAAGAAACAAATTTTCTTTTGGCTTCCAAAGATCCGGGGCGCTCTTTTGTTCTGGTTTTTCAATCCCGAATAATTTGCCGATAGTGCTTAGGCAGTCTTATGGACCGACTCCAAACTGGCACCCCCTTTTTACCCATCAGAACATCAGTCGAGAATTTTCTGGAATCCCAGCAACCGGATCAGATGAAGCGATATTGATAAATAATCATCCTGAATTTGAGCCGGGTCCGAGCCTGTCGGCGGCGAAGCGATCCTCCTATTATGTTGAGGTGCTGAAGCTAATTGACATTTTATTTATCCTTTTTCTAAATAAGCAATCAGCCGGTCCTCCTCTTGATATTGCTGAATTATCCGGCAAGCTTGGAGTAGATATGAATGAGATCGAAAGAAGACTAAAAGTTCTGGAGAAGGGGCAATTCATAGACCGTGGTTGGCAGTTAACGCAAAAGGGCGTAGACGAACTGCATTATATGCAAAAAACTAAATATCGGAAAAAATATTTCTTGCGCACTGTCGATAAGGTGTACTACCCTCACTCCTTGAGGCTAGGAGAAGATTGGTGA
- a CDS encoding reverse transcriptase family protein, with amino-acid sequence MNEFSPNLFYGSRPNGIPDEVLDAAWDGFTFQRDRGLTPILTLGHLASLVRVDYSVLRGVVDRSWDPYEDLSIPKKRGGRRELSRPHPLLMVAQKWILANVLSNLNYNDASFAYTPGRSIVHCARRHVGARWLLKLDIKDFFDSVDEISVYKIFRSLGYEKLISLELARLCTRVTSKSPRFDEDLAKYNSIFSYRYPVKGQLPQGAPTSGALANAAMIKVDQTLQSIVRRHRFTYTRYSDDLVFSTSSKVDRFQLVSLKRDVERELSFAGFRLRQDKTRIIPPGARKIVLGLLIDENSVRLTPEFKRRVNTHLRGVEKFGLVAHVQHRKFRSIFSFVNHVEGLLEFARNVEPSFAEASFETWRELVPSLDKPSS; translated from the coding sequence ATGAACGAATTTTCTCCTAACCTCTTCTACGGTAGTCGGCCGAACGGTATTCCTGATGAGGTGCTTGATGCCGCATGGGACGGGTTTACATTCCAGAGGGATCGTGGCCTTACCCCGATTTTAACTCTCGGGCATTTAGCGAGTCTTGTTCGTGTAGATTATTCAGTGCTTCGTGGTGTGGTCGACAGATCATGGGACCCGTATGAAGATTTGTCCATTCCCAAAAAACGGGGTGGTAGACGAGAATTATCTCGGCCACATCCGTTGCTCATGGTGGCTCAAAAATGGATTTTAGCGAATGTATTATCAAATCTAAATTATAATGATGCTTCGTTCGCTTATACGCCAGGAAGGTCGATAGTCCATTGTGCCCGTCGGCACGTCGGAGCGCGTTGGCTTCTAAAATTAGACATAAAAGATTTTTTCGACAGTGTGGATGAGATATCCGTATATAAAATCTTTCGCTCTCTTGGTTATGAAAAACTTATCAGCCTTGAATTGGCGCGCCTCTGTACTAGGGTAACTTCCAAATCTCCTCGATTTGACGAGGACCTAGCGAAATATAATAGCATCTTTAGTTATCGATATCCCGTCAAAGGCCAGTTACCTCAAGGGGCTCCTACTAGTGGGGCGTTGGCGAATGCTGCGATGATTAAGGTTGATCAGACTCTACAGAGCATCGTTCGTAGGCATCGTTTTACATACACCCGTTACTCGGATGATTTAGTGTTCTCTACGAGCTCTAAAGTAGACCGTTTCCAGCTGGTCTCATTGAAGCGAGATGTCGAGCGTGAACTTTCTTTTGCTGGTTTTCGCCTCCGGCAAGACAAGACCCGAATAATACCTCCAGGGGCACGGAAAATCGTCCTCGGTTTGCTGATCGACGAAAACAGTGTTCGTCTTACTCCTGAGTTTAAACGGCGGGTAAATACTCATCTGCGAGGTGTGGAAAAATTTGGTCTTGTTGCACATGTGCAACATCGTAAGTTTCGCTCGATTTTTTCCTTCGTAAACCACGTAGAGGGACTGCTAGAGTTTGCACGCAATGTTGAACCGAGTTTTGCTGAAGCTTCTTTCGAAACATGGCGGGAACTTGTTCCCTCGCTTGATAAGCCATCTTCCTGA
- a CDS encoding tryptophan-rich sensory protein, with product MQPSETKPQSGSTVAGMTHQTADQNRQVGTPPTTTQNGQTSHTRPADTSDVGWGMPILTIIVTGFAIFTAFLGSGAIGGTPIAEAAGGALSADATPLAPASTAFSIWSVIYAGLAGYAIWQLFPAARRSPRQKHLRPWAIASVVLNSVWIWTVQFDQVWASVLVITVLLVVLIRIMYILGEPRTGGWPDLILTEGTFGLYFGWVLVATFANLFAYLSSAGLDAFTTIPVGVAGIVLAGLIGVVAAIIDGGRIAPALATSWGLAWIAVGRTTGTYDSQILVITAAAASAVVLLTAIIAWSLRRSATSGRAPATRDQAPAEPGHATS from the coding sequence ATGCAACCGAGCGAAACCAAACCCCAGTCAGGTTCCACCGTGGCTGGCATGACTCACCAGACCGCGGACCAAAACCGCCAGGTCGGCACGCCGCCCACAACCACACAGAATGGCCAAACTAGCCACACCCGCCCAGCCGACACCAGCGATGTCGGATGGGGAATGCCCATCCTGACGATCATCGTTACCGGTTTTGCCATCTTTACTGCCTTCCTAGGCAGCGGAGCCATTGGTGGCACCCCCATCGCAGAGGCTGCCGGCGGGGCATTGTCCGCAGATGCCACACCACTGGCCCCCGCCAGCACGGCTTTCAGCATCTGGAGCGTAATCTACGCAGGCCTAGCCGGGTATGCCATTTGGCAGCTATTCCCTGCAGCCCGGCGCTCGCCCAGGCAGAAACACCTACGCCCCTGGGCGATTGCTTCTGTCGTCTTGAATTCCGTGTGGATCTGGACGGTGCAGTTCGATCAAGTCTGGGCATCGGTCTTGGTGATCACGGTGCTGCTCGTAGTGCTTATCCGCATCATGTACATCCTGGGTGAACCCCGCACGGGTGGCTGGCCTGATTTAATCCTCACTGAGGGCACGTTTGGCCTCTACTTCGGTTGGGTGTTGGTGGCCACCTTCGCCAACCTCTTTGCGTACCTTTCTTCAGCGGGGCTCGATGCCTTCACCACCATCCCCGTGGGCGTTGCCGGTATTGTCCTCGCTGGTCTCATCGGCGTGGTCGCAGCGATTATCGACGGCGGCCGCATCGCCCCAGCCCTCGCCACTTCCTGGGGCCTGGCCTGGATCGCGGTGGGACGCACCACCGGCACCTATGACTCACAAATATTGGTGATCACGGCTGCCGCGGCCTCTGCCGTTGTCCTGCTGACTGCCATCATCGCTTGGTCGCTCAGGCGCTCTGCCACCAGCGGGCGAGCCCCGGCGACCAGAGACCAGGCACCAGCTGAACCAGGACACGCCACCAGCTAA
- a CDS encoding M1 family metallopeptidase has protein sequence MTMRRMRSTPVPGTRDSYTGIDFNLGFHIRNYELDLTYRVSPNLLMGTATLHMDNYHPLKTLTLDLSNNLRVEKVTAQGTAGNQVQVARFRHSNKKLHISFREEIPVDQEFSLTIRYRGTPRPTRTPWGAIGWEELDNGALVASQPCGAPSWLPSDDTPDEKARFDIKVTADNGYMVISNGDLVGRITRGSATTWHYRTREPMATYLATIQVGSYEEVSLGASQSGVPVLAYIPTGDIDLRHRILQDFAAQAQMVDVYEELFGPYPFADYRVVITEDDLEIPIEAQGLSTFGANFATGDGEWERLITHELSHQWFGNSLGLAQWNDIWLNEGFACYAEWLWFEKSIGISAAESARRHYAKIAELGQDIVLADPGPKDMFDDRVYKRGALTVHAFRVLLGDAHFFPALRAYVAEGKHGLVEPRDLWRHLAAACASAGVTESELVDVWNAWLKNPELPAFPDRP, from the coding sequence ATGACTATGCGACGGATGCGATCCACCCCAGTTCCCGGTACCCGTGATTCCTACACCGGTATTGATTTCAACCTCGGTTTCCACATCCGGAATTACGAACTTGATCTCACCTACCGGGTGTCGCCGAATCTGCTGATGGGTACCGCGACCCTGCACATGGATAATTACCATCCGCTCAAGACCCTCACCCTGGACTTGAGTAATAACCTCCGCGTGGAGAAGGTCACCGCCCAGGGCACGGCCGGTAATCAGGTGCAGGTGGCGCGGTTTAGGCATAGCAATAAGAAGCTGCACATCAGTTTCCGCGAGGAAATCCCGGTGGACCAGGAGTTCTCTCTGACCATCCGCTACCGTGGCACCCCACGTCCCACCCGCACGCCCTGGGGTGCGATCGGGTGGGAGGAGCTGGACAACGGGGCACTCGTGGCCTCGCAACCGTGTGGCGCGCCGAGCTGGCTGCCCAGCGATGACACCCCCGATGAGAAGGCCCGTTTCGATATCAAGGTCACCGCCGACAACGGTTATATGGTGATCTCCAACGGTGATCTGGTCGGGCGCATTACCCGTGGCAGTGCCACCACCTGGCACTACCGCACCCGCGAACCCATGGCCACCTACCTTGCCACCATCCAGGTGGGAAGTTATGAGGAGGTGTCACTGGGTGCCTCTCAGTCCGGGGTGCCGGTGCTGGCGTATATCCCCACCGGTGATATCGACCTGCGCCACCGCATCCTGCAGGATTTTGCCGCCCAGGCGCAGATGGTGGATGTGTATGAGGAGCTGTTCGGCCCTTATCCCTTTGCTGATTACCGCGTGGTGATCACTGAAGATGATCTGGAGATCCCCATCGAGGCCCAGGGCCTGTCCACCTTCGGAGCCAACTTCGCCACCGGGGACGGCGAATGGGAACGCCTGATCACCCATGAGCTCTCCCACCAGTGGTTCGGCAATTCCCTTGGTCTGGCCCAGTGGAATGACATCTGGCTCAATGAGGGTTTCGCCTGCTACGCCGAGTGGCTGTGGTTTGAGAAGTCCATCGGGATTTCCGCCGCGGAGAGCGCCCGTAGGCATTACGCGAAGATCGCCGAATTGGGCCAGGACATTGTGCTCGCCGACCCCGGCCCGAAGGACATGTTCGACGACCGCGTGTATAAGCGGGGTGCGCTCACCGTCCACGCCTTCCGGGTGTTGCTGGGTGATGCCCACTTCTTCCCAGCCCTTCGTGCCTACGTCGCCGAGGGCAAACACGGGCTGGTGGAACCACGTGATCTGTGGCGACACCTCGCCGCGGCGTGCGCGTCGGCGGGGGTCACCGAATCCGAGCTTGTCGACGTCTGGAACGCCTGGCTGAAAAACCCTGAGCTGCCGGCGTTTCCTGACCGCCCATGA
- a CDS encoding prolyl oligopeptidase family serine peptidase, producing the protein MNDYSFLEPIDSPEALEWAEKWSGGTVDKLPTAPRTALQQRLLEALDTDDRIPYVSRRGQALYNFWRDATHPRGLWRTTTLESYLSGEPAWEVLIDVDALAEAEDENWVWKGAQVRAPEYDLALVKLSRGGADATVIREFDLETATFVDADPFTVPEAKTDVAWLDRDTLLIGTDTGEGSLTTSGYPARVLTWRRGEDLAGAPLFFAGEAEDVAVGAWVDPTPGWERTFVSRAVDFYNSREFVEINGELVAIEVPDDCDVVIRKQWIFINPRTEFAGIPAGGLGVMDFDAFLAGERAFQPVFTPTPSTSLQGLATTKNHLLLTLLDNVASSIMVVDINDPTGQQRSLPLPEHTTAHIVATSALEGDEIWVQAASFTQPGTLLRGDLSQSLELTEVRHSPLQWDNADLETRQHWATSQDGTKIPYFISGSFTGGPLPTLVHAYGGFEVSLTPGHSPTRGIAWMEKGYLFVEANLRGGGEFGPQWHSQATKLNRMRVFEDHRAVLEDLIVRGYTTPEQLAIRGGSNGGLLTSGALTQYPEAFGAAVVQVPLTDMLRYHTWSAGASWMAEYGNPDDPEERAVIESYSPLHNVVGADERPYPPALVTTSTRDDRVHPAHARLFAQALKDAGQPVDYYENTEGGHAGAADNKQVAQMESLIYTWIETALGLVSTDEG; encoded by the coding sequence ATGAACGATTACAGCTTTCTTGAACCCATTGATTCCCCCGAAGCCCTGGAATGGGCGGAGAAGTGGTCGGGGGGAACCGTCGATAAGCTCCCCACGGCGCCGCGCACCGCACTACAGCAACGCCTCCTAGAGGCGTTGGACACCGATGACCGGATCCCGTATGTCAGCCGTCGTGGGCAGGCACTGTACAACTTCTGGCGTGATGCCACCCACCCGCGTGGGTTGTGGCGCACCACCACGCTGGAGTCCTACCTCTCCGGGGAACCTGCCTGGGAGGTGCTCATTGATGTGGATGCCCTCGCGGAGGCCGAGGATGAGAACTGGGTGTGGAAGGGTGCACAGGTGCGCGCACCGGAATATGACCTGGCGTTGGTGAAGCTATCACGGGGTGGCGCGGATGCCACCGTGATCCGGGAGTTCGACCTGGAAACCGCCACGTTCGTGGACGCCGACCCCTTCACCGTGCCCGAGGCGAAAACCGATGTTGCCTGGCTGGACCGCGATACCCTGCTGATCGGCACCGACACCGGCGAGGGGTCCTTGACCACCTCCGGCTACCCGGCGCGCGTGCTGACGTGGCGGCGCGGGGAGGATCTTGCTGGTGCCCCGTTGTTCTTTGCTGGTGAGGCGGAGGATGTTGCGGTTGGTGCGTGGGTGGACCCGACGCCGGGGTGGGAACGCACCTTTGTCAGCCGCGCGGTGGATTTCTATAATTCCCGTGAGTTCGTTGAGATCAACGGCGAGTTGGTGGCTATTGAGGTGCCGGATGATTGTGATGTGGTGATCCGCAAGCAGTGGATCTTCATCAATCCCCGCACTGAGTTCGCAGGCATCCCGGCTGGTGGTCTGGGTGTGATGGACTTTGATGCCTTCCTGGCTGGGGAGCGTGCTTTCCAGCCGGTGTTCACCCCGACCCCGTCCACCTCACTGCAGGGACTGGCTACCACCAAGAACCATCTGCTGTTGACCTTGCTGGATAATGTGGCCTCCTCCATCATGGTGGTGGATATCAATGACCCGACCGGTCAACAACGCTCACTGCCACTGCCGGAGCACACCACGGCCCACATCGTGGCCACCTCCGCGTTGGAGGGCGATGAGATCTGGGTGCAGGCTGCCAGCTTCACCCAGCCAGGAACACTACTGCGCGGTGATCTCAGTCAGTCTCTGGAACTCACCGAGGTCCGCCATTCACCGCTGCAGTGGGATAATGCCGACCTGGAAACCCGCCAGCACTGGGCCACCTCCCAGGACGGCACGAAGATCCCGTATTTCATCTCCGGCTCCTTTACCGGTGGGCCGCTGCCCACGCTCGTGCATGCCTATGGCGGTTTCGAAGTGTCGCTTACCCCAGGCCACTCCCCCACACGTGGCATCGCCTGGATGGAGAAGGGCTATCTATTCGTGGAGGCCAACCTGCGTGGCGGTGGTGAGTTTGGGCCGCAGTGGCATTCGCAGGCAACGAAGCTGAACCGCATGCGGGTGTTTGAGGATCACCGCGCCGTCCTGGAGGACCTGATTGTCCGCGGATATACCACCCCGGAACAGCTCGCCATCCGCGGTGGATCCAATGGTGGTCTGCTCACCAGTGGTGCACTCACCCAGTACCCGGAGGCCTTTGGTGCTGCGGTGGTGCAGGTGCCACTGACCGATATGTTGCGCTATCACACCTGGTCAGCGGGTGCTTCGTGGATGGCGGAGTATGGAAATCCCGATGATCCGGAGGAGCGGGCTGTCATCGAAAGTTACTCGCCGCTGCATAATGTGGTTGGTGCGGATGAGCGCCCCTACCCACCTGCATTGGTGACCACTTCCACCCGTGATGACCGCGTGCACCCCGCGCACGCACGCCTGTTTGCGCAGGCACTCAAGGATGCCGGCCAGCCGGTGGACTATTACGAGAACACCGAAGGCGGGCATGCGGGAGCAGCAGATAATAAGCAGGTGGCCCAGATGGAATCACTGATCTACACCTGGATCGAGACTGCCCTGGGTTTGGTTTCCACTGATGAGGGGTAA
- a CDS encoding alpha/beta hydrolase: MKVFRRIAAPIAALGIALSAITTPAAAGTADLTPEQVAGDTQLSTITEGAKYPEEPAPRWRAYVNASGDRVKEMWAYSPSMDRDVPMVVITAEESAGPRPVIYLLNGGDGGEGNANWVMQTDVIDFYLDKNVNVVIPMEGKFSYYTDWVEENAALGGKQMWETFLVKELPGPLEAELNGDGQRAIAGMSMSATTSLLFPQHFPGFYDAAASFSGCAATSQILPWEYLKLTLDRGNATPEQMWGPRGGQVNVYNDALINSDKLRGTDLYISNASGLSGEWESAGSPRFEGLEQPVLSLAMTETIVTGGIIEAATNKCTHDLKAKLDRSGIPADWNLRPTGTHSWGWWQNDLRGSWETFERSFGLVDESA; encoded by the coding sequence ATGAAGGTTTTTCGTCGCATAGCAGCGCCCATCGCCGCGCTGGGCATTGCACTGTCCGCAATCACCACGCCGGCTGCTGCCGGCACCGCTGACCTGACCCCTGAACAGGTTGCTGGTGACACCCAGCTGTCCACCATCACCGAGGGCGCAAAGTATCCAGAAGAGCCTGCCCCTCGTTGGCGCGCATATGTCAACGCCTCCGGTGATCGCGTCAAGGAAATGTGGGCTTATTCCCCATCCATGGACCGCGATGTTCCCATGGTGGTCATCACCGCTGAGGAGTCCGCTGGCCCACGTCCAGTCATCTACCTGCTCAACGGTGGCGACGGTGGCGAAGGCAACGCAAACTGGGTCATGCAGACCGACGTTATCGATTTCTACCTGGACAAAAACGTCAACGTTGTCATCCCAATGGAAGGCAAGTTCTCCTACTACACCGACTGGGTAGAAGAGAATGCCGCTCTGGGCGGCAAGCAGATGTGGGAGACCTTCCTGGTGAAGGAACTCCCAGGCCCGCTTGAAGCTGAGCTGAACGGCGACGGCCAGCGTGCCATTGCTGGCATGTCCATGTCTGCCACCACCTCGCTGCTGTTCCCACAGCACTTCCCCGGCTTCTACGACGCAGCTGCATCATTCTCCGGATGTGCAGCCACCTCCCAGATCCTGCCATGGGAATACCTCAAGCTGACCCTGGACCGCGGCAACGCCACCCCAGAGCAGATGTGGGGCCCACGCGGTGGACAGGTCAATGTTTACAACGATGCCCTGATCAACTCCGACAAACTGCGTGGCACCGACCTCTACATCTCCAACGCCTCCGGTCTGTCCGGTGAGTGGGAGTCTGCAGGAAGCCCCCGTTTCGAGGGTCTTGAGCAGCCTGTCCTGTCCCTGGCGATGACCGAGACCATCGTTACCGGTGGCATCATCGAAGCCGCCACCAACAAGTGCACCCACGATCTTAAGGCCAAGCTGGATCGTTCTGGCATCCCAGCCGACTGGAACCTCCGCCCAACCGGCACCCACTCCTGGGGCTGGTGGCAGAATGACCTCCGCGGCTCCTGGGAGACCTTTGAGCGGTCCTTTGGTCTTGTGGACGAGAGCGCTTAA
- the lpdA gene encoding dihydrolipoyl dehydrogenase: protein MTEHYDVVVLGAGPGGYVSAIRAAQLGKKVAVIEKQYWGGVCLNVGCIPSKALIKNAEIAHIFTHEKKTFGINGEVSFNYEDAHKRSRGVSDKIVGGVHYLMKKNKITEIHGLGNFKDAKTIEVTDGKDAGKTITFDDCIIATGSVVNSLRGVEFSENVVSYEEQILNPVAPEKMVIVGAGAIGMEFAYVLGNYGVDVTVIEFMDRVLPNEDSEVSKVIAKAYKKMGVKLLPGHATTAVRDNGDSVEVDYQKKGSDKTETLTVDRVLVSVGFRPRVEGFGLENTGVKLTERGAIDIDDHMRTNVDGIYAIGDVTAKLQLAHVAEAQGIVAAETIAGAETQTLGDYMMMPRATFCNPQVASFGYTEEQAKEKWPDREIKVASFPFSANGKAVGLAETDGFAKIVADAEFGELLGGHLVGANASELLNELVLAQNWDLTTEEIGRSVHIHPTLSEAVKEAAHGITGHMINF, encoded by the coding sequence GTGACTGAACATTATGACGTAGTAGTACTCGGAGCTGGCCCCGGTGGCTATGTCTCCGCCATCCGTGCAGCGCAGCTTGGCAAGAAGGTTGCGGTTATTGAGAAGCAGTATTGGGGCGGTGTTTGCCTCAACGTGGGCTGCATCCCATCCAAGGCGCTGATCAAGAACGCTGAGATCGCCCACATCTTCACACACGAGAAGAAGACCTTCGGCATCAACGGTGAGGTCTCCTTCAACTACGAAGACGCCCACAAGCGTTCCCGTGGCGTGTCCGACAAGATCGTCGGTGGCGTTCATTACCTGATGAAGAAGAACAAGATCACCGAGATCCACGGTCTTGGTAACTTCAAGGACGCCAAGACCATCGAGGTGACCGACGGCAAGGATGCCGGTAAGACCATCACTTTCGATGACTGCATCATTGCCACCGGTTCTGTGGTCAACTCCCTCCGTGGTGTTGAATTCTCTGAAAACGTGGTCTCCTACGAGGAGCAGATCCTCAACCCTGTTGCCCCAGAGAAGATGGTTATCGTCGGCGCGGGCGCCATCGGTATGGAGTTCGCCTACGTGTTGGGCAACTATGGCGTTGACGTGACCGTCATCGAGTTCATGGACCGCGTTCTGCCGAACGAGGACTCTGAGGTATCCAAGGTCATCGCTAAGGCCTACAAGAAGATGGGCGTGAAGCTCCTTCCAGGCCACGCCACCACCGCGGTGCGTGACAACGGCGATTCCGTCGAGGTTGATTACCAGAAGAAGGGTTCCGATAAGACGGAGACCCTCACCGTCGACCGTGTCCTGGTCTCCGTTGGCTTCCGCCCACGCGTTGAGGGTTTCGGCCTGGAGAACACCGGTGTCAAGCTCACTGAGCGCGGTGCCATTGATATCGATGACCACATGCGCACCAACGTTGATGGCATCTACGCCATCGGTGACGTTACCGCCAAGCTGCAGCTGGCCCACGTCGCCGAGGCTCAGGGCATCGTCGCCGCCGAGACCATCGCTGGTGCAGAGACCCAGACCCTGGGCGATTACATGATGATGCCTCGCGCAACCTTCTGTAATCCACAGGTCGCCTCCTTCGGTTACACCGAAGAGCAGGCCAAGGAGAAGTGGCCAGATCGCGAGATCAAGGTCGCGTCCTTCCCATTCTCCGCGAACGGCAAGGCTGTTGGCCTGGCGGAAACTGATGGTTTCGCCAAGATCGTCGCCGACGCTGAGTTCGGTGAGCTGCTGGGTGGACACCTCGTCGGTGCCAACGCCTCCGAGCTGCTCAACGAGCTGGTCCTGGCCCAGAACTGGGACCTGACCACCGAGGAGATCGGACGCAGCGTGCACATCCACCCAACTCTGTCCGAGGCCGTCAAGGAAGCTGCTCACGGCATCACCGGCCACATGATCAACTTCTAA
- the ybaK gene encoding Cys-tRNA(Pro) deacylase, with the protein MAPSAKKVDNRTATPALKKLTAANIPYELDIHDVDPTSAKGFALDSSEAMGVDPATVYKTLMAEIDGEHVVAIVPADTTLNLKKLAKAGHGKRAEMMDRSRAQVVTGYVPGGISPIGQKHAHRVFLDESAILQERIYISAGRRGWSLIMAPDDVLQATGGQYADIADH; encoded by the coding sequence ATGGCACCATCGGCGAAGAAGGTCGACAACAGGACCGCAACCCCGGCCCTCAAAAAACTCACCGCGGCGAATATCCCCTATGAGCTGGATATCCATGATGTTGATCCAACATCCGCTAAGGGTTTTGCCCTGGATTCTTCAGAAGCCATGGGCGTGGATCCGGCCACCGTTTATAAAACACTCATGGCTGAGATCGATGGGGAACATGTGGTGGCCATCGTACCGGCTGACACCACCCTCAACCTGAAGAAGTTGGCCAAAGCCGGTCATGGAAAACGCGCAGAGATGATGGACCGCTCCCGTGCACAAGTGGTTACAGGCTATGTACCCGGTGGGATCTCACCGATCGGACAGAAACATGCTCACCGGGTGTTCCTGGATGAATCCGCCATTTTGCAAGAGCGGATCTATATCAGTGCCGGACGACGTGGCTGGTCCTTGATCATGGCCCCCGATGATGTCCTTCAAGCCACCGGCGGGCAGTACGCGGACATTGCTGATCACTGA